Proteins encoded within one genomic window of Oncorhynchus mykiss isolate Arlee chromosome 27, USDA_OmykA_1.1, whole genome shotgun sequence:
- the scn3b gene encoding sodium channel subunit beta-3 isoform X9, which produces MRTRIRVILYSLLLLVLVVQVSRPVCVDVPSETEAVVGNPMKLTCISCMKREEVSAETRVDWYYISPDDEPIPIYLFDGHPRDLEGPWRGRLVWNGSKDLQELSISILNVTMNDTGTYNCVVFRQFEFDSYSHSVTKTLVINLVVREEASDDTTALYSEIMMYVLLVFLTCWLLVEMVYCYRKISKSDEQAQDTATNYLAIPSENKDNLGVPVTE; this is translated from the exons ATGAGAACTCGAATCAGGGTTATATTGTATTCTCTATTACTTTTGGTTTTAGTAG TGCAGGTGAGCAGGCCAGTATGTGTGGATGTGCCCTCGGAAACCGAGGCAGTCGTTGGGAACCCAATGAAACTGACCTGCATCTCCTgtatgaagagagaggaggtcagTGCAGAGACACGCGTTGACTGGTACTACATCTCACCTGACGACGAACCCATCCCT ATCTACCTGTTTGATGGGCACCCCAGGGACCTGGAGGGACCTTGGCGGGGTCGCCTGGTGTGGAATGGAAGTAAAGACCTGCAGGAACTCTCCATCAGTATCCTCAACGTCACAATGAACGACACGGGCACCTACAATTGTGTGGTGTTCCGACAGTTTGAGTTTGACTCCTACTCGCACTCGGTTACCAAAACCCTGGTAATCAACCTGGTGGTCCGAGAGGAAG CCAGTGACGACACCACTGCCCTGTACTCAGAGATCATGATGTACGTCCTGCTGGTCTTCCTCACCTGCTGGCTCCTGGTGGAGATGGTTTACTGCTACAGGAAGATCTCCAAGTCAGACGAGCAGGCCCAGGACACCGC GACAAACTACCTAGCCATTCCCTCCGAAAATAAAGACAACCTGGGTGTTCCAGTTACAGAATAA